The following coding sequences lie in one Synechococcus sp. PCC 7336 genomic window:
- a CDS encoding energy-coupling factor transporter transmembrane protein EcfT, whose protein sequence is MVDLLRNVPLGTYLESPVTWLHRLDPRVKFVWLVSILLSPILADGWWRLAVVAFLVLLTWGSQLPWRVWRGQLGIALAIALFATLLTAFAPEALGVRSEPVRPAAEMAYGLLLPLAESAVTADPSDTAATAPAEIERLRVVDWEQLPQPTRYRYELLTIPPVLGRELRISRRSLAIAIRLATLIFTLLYSTSLFLLATAPEEITEAIAFFCAPLRPLKVPVAEIVLTLTLALRFLPLVLEEVQNIARAVRTRDIHWQGLGLKGGVKLALSLVERVLQNLLIRAEQTASAMQVRGYLGPELAVQWHVLKMQRFDWAILAGVPLFWACRLLLF, encoded by the coding sequence ATGGTCGATCTCCTGCGCAACGTCCCGTTAGGCACCTATCTGGAATCGCCCGTCACGTGGCTGCACCGTCTCGATCCCCGCGTTAAATTTGTTTGGCTTGTCAGTATTTTACTCAGTCCCATCTTGGCCGATGGCTGGTGGCGGTTAGCGGTGGTGGCCTTTCTCGTTCTGCTCACCTGGGGGTCGCAATTGCCCTGGCGCGTCTGGCGAGGTCAGTTGGGCATCGCTTTAGCCATCGCCCTCTTCGCCACTCTCCTCACCGCCTTTGCTCCCGAGGCGTTAGGCGTTCGTTCCGAGCCAGTGCGGCCCGCTGCCGAAATGGCTTACGGACTGCTCTTGCCCTTAGCGGAGTCCGCAGTCACCGCCGATCCGAGCGACACAGCCGCAACCGCGCCTGCAGAGATAGAGCGCCTGCGAGTCGTGGATTGGGAGCAATTGCCACAACCGACCCGCTACCGCTACGAGCTGCTGACGATACCGCCAGTGCTGGGACGAGAACTGCGGATCTCGCGGCGATCGCTGGCGATCGCTATTCGCCTCGCCACCCTCATTTTCACGCTGCTCTACAGTACGTCCCTATTTTTACTCGCCACTGCCCCTGAAGAAATCACCGAGGCGATCGCCTTTTTCTGCGCGCCTCTGCGCCCCCTCAAAGTGCCGGTAGCCGAAATTGTCTTAACTCTGACCTTAGCCCTGCGGTTTTTGCCTCTGGTGCTAGAAGAAGTGCAAAACATCGCTCGGGCCGTGCGCACCCGCGACATTCACTGGCAGGGATTGGGCTTAAAGGGGGGCGTAAAATTGGCCCTCTCTTTGGTGGAAAGGGTGCTGCAAAATCTGTTGATTCGGGCAGAACAAACCGCCTCGGCCATGCAAGTGCGAGGCTATCTCGGACCGGAGCTTGCGGTTCAGTGGCACGTACTGAAAATGCAAAGATTCGATTGGGCGATTTTAGCGGGCGTTCCCCTGTTTTGGGCCTGCCGCTTGCTCCTGTTTTAG
- the dxr gene encoding 1-deoxy-D-xylulose-5-phosphate reductoisomerase, translated as MKAITLLGSTGSIGTQTLDLVAQYPDRFRIVGLSAHNNIARLAEQVRQFKPEIVAISNPDKLGELKDAIAGCDPSPRLLAGSEGVCEVAAYGDANLVVTGIVGCAGLLPTLSAIAAGKDIALANKETLVAGGPVVLPEVKKYGINLVPVDSEHSAIFQCLQGVPAGGLRRIILTASGGAFRDLPIDKLSSVTLADALKHPNWVMGRKITIDSATLMNKGLEVIEAHWLFGGLDYDNIDIVVHPQSIIHSLIELQDTSVIAQLGWPDMHLPILYGISWPERIYTDWKPLDLVEVASLTFKAPDHRKYPCMKLAYAAGRAGGTMPAVLNAANEAAVALFLNEQIGYLDIARLLEAVCDRHNTIAQPSLDDILEVDAWARRIAKEQAGLSSATVAV; from the coding sequence ATGAAAGCGATTACTCTTCTCGGTTCGACCGGTTCGATTGGCACCCAAACCCTCGACTTGGTGGCCCAATACCCCGATCGCTTCCGCATTGTTGGCTTGAGTGCCCACAACAACATCGCCCGATTAGCCGAGCAAGTCCGGCAATTCAAACCCGAAATTGTGGCCATTTCCAATCCCGATAAGTTGGGGGAACTAAAAGACGCGATCGCTGGCTGCGATCCTTCGCCGCGCTTGCTGGCAGGCAGTGAAGGTGTGTGCGAGGTTGCGGCCTACGGCGATGCCAACTTAGTGGTGACCGGCATCGTGGGATGTGCGGGGTTGTTACCCACGCTGTCGGCGATCGCCGCTGGCAAAGATATCGCTCTGGCCAATAAAGAAACCCTCGTGGCAGGCGGTCCGGTCGTTCTGCCAGAGGTGAAAAAGTACGGCATTAATCTGGTTCCCGTCGATTCCGAGCATTCAGCGATTTTTCAATGCTTGCAGGGGGTTCCCGCAGGGGGCTTGCGGCGCATTATCTTGACGGCCTCCGGCGGCGCTTTCCGCGATCTGCCCATTGATAAGCTGTCTTCTGTGACCTTGGCGGATGCCCTCAAACATCCCAACTGGGTCATGGGACGCAAGATTACGATCGATTCCGCCACCCTGATGAATAAAGGGTTAGAGGTGATTGAAGCCCACTGGTTATTTGGCGGCCTCGACTACGACAACATCGATATTGTGGTGCATCCCCAAAGCATCATTCACTCTCTCATCGAGCTGCAGGATACGTCAGTCATTGCGCAGTTGGGCTGGCCCGACATGCACCTACCTATCCTCTACGGCATTAGCTGGCCGGAACGCATCTACACCGACTGGAAACCGCTGGATCTGGTGGAAGTCGCCTCTCTCACTTTCAAGGCCCCCGACCACCGCAAATATCCCTGCATGAAGTTGGCCTATGCTGCCGGACGGGCTGGGGGCACGATGCCTGCAGTCTTGAATGCGGCCAATGAAGCGGCGGTGGCCCTGTTCCTGAACGAGCAAATTGGCTATTTAGATATCGCTCGCTTGCTCGAAGCAGTGTGCGATCGCCACAACACCATCGCTCAGCCCAGCCTAGACGATATTTTGGAGGTAGATGCTTGGGCTCGCCGGATTGCAAAAGAACA